The following are from one region of the Quercus robur chromosome 1, dhQueRobu3.1, whole genome shotgun sequence genome:
- the LOC126717064 gene encoding elongation factor 2-like, whose product MDYKHNIRNMSVIAHVDHGKSTLTDSLVAAAGIIAQEVAGDVRMTDTRQDEAERGITIKSTGISLFYEMTDESLKSYKGERQGNEYLINLIDSPGHVDFSSEVTAALRITDGALVVVDCIEGVCVQTETVLRQALGERIRPVLTVNKMDRCFLELQVDGEEAYQTFQRVIENANVIMATYEDPLLGDVQVYPEKGTVAFSAGLHGWAFTLTNFAKMYASKFGVDEAKMMERLWGENFFDPATKKWTTKNTGSPTCKRGFVLFCYEPIKQIINTCMNDEKDKLWPMLAKLGVTIKGEEKDLMGKTLMKRVMQNWLPASNALLEMMIFHLPSPATAQKYRVENLYEGPLDDAYANAIRNCDSEGPLMLYVSKMIPASDKGRFFAFGRVFSGKVSTGLKVRIMGPNYVPGEKKDLYVKSVQRTVIWMGKRQETVEDVPCGNTVAMVGLDQFITKNATLTNEKEVDAHPIRAMKFSVSPVVRVAVQCKVASDLPKLVEGLKRLAKSDPMVVCSIEESGEHIIAGAGELHLEICLKDLQDDFMGGAEITRSDPVVSFRETVLEKSCRVVMSKSPNKHNRLYMEARPMEDGLAEAIDEGRVGPRDDPRGRSKILSEEFGWDKDIAKKIWCFGPETTGPNMVVDMCKGVQYLNEIKDSVVAGFQWASKEGALAEENMRGICFEVCDVVLHADAIHRGGGQVIPTARRVIYAAQLTAKPRLLEPVYLVEIQAPEQALGGIYSVLNQKRGHVFEELQRPGTPLYNIKAYLPVIKSFGFSAELRAATSGQAFPQCVFDHWDMMSSDPLEAGTESARILSEIRKRKGLKEQITPLSEYEDKL is encoded by the exons ATGGATTATAAGCACAACATTCGTAATATGTCTGTTATTGCGCATGTTGATCATG GGAAGTCTACACTTACAGATTCTCTTGTGGCTGCTGCTGGTATCATTGCTCAAGAAGTTGCTGGTGATGTCCGGATGACAGATACCCGCCAGGATGAGGCAGAGAGGGGTATTACCATAAAGTCTACTGGTATATCCCTCTTTTATGAGATGACTGATGAGTCTTTGAAGAGCTACAAGGGAGAGCGACAAGGGAATGAGTACCTTATCAATCTCATTGATTCTCCCGGGCACGTTGACTTCTCATCAGAGGTCACTGCTGCGCTTCGCATTACAGATGGTGCTCTTGTTGTGGTAGATTGTATTGAGGGTGTCTGTGTTCAAACAGAAACAGTGCTTCGACAAGCCTTAGGGGAGAGGATTAGACCTGTTTTGACTGTTAACAAGATGGACCGGTGCTTCCTTGAGCTCCAGGTTGATGGAGAGGAAGCTTACCAGACATTCCAGAGGGTTATTGAGAATGCAAATGTCATCATGGCCACATACGAAGATCCCCTCCTTGGTGATGTTCAGGTATACCCTGAGAAAGGGACAGTTGCTTTTTCTGCTGGTCTGCACGGTTGGGCGTTTACTCTAACCAATTTTGCTAAGATGTATGCCTCCAAGTTCGGAGTTGATGAGGCCAAGATGATGGAACGACTCTGGGGTGAGAACTTCTTTGACCCTGCTACCAAAAAGTGGACAACTAAGAACACTGGCTCTCCTACCTGCAAGCGTGGTTTTGTTCTGTTCTGTTATGAACCCATCAAGCAGATAATTAACACTTGTATGAATGATGAGAAGGATAAGCTGTGGCCTATGCTAGCAAAGCTTGGTGTTACTATAAAGGGAGAAGAGAAGGACTTGATGGGGAAGACCTTGATGAAGCGTGTCATGCAGAACTGGCTCCCTGCAAGCAATGCCCTTTTGGAAATGATGATATTTCACCTGCCCTCGCCTGCCACGGCTCAAAAGTATCGTGTTGAGAACTTGTATGAGGGTCCTCTTGACGATGCTTATGCTAATGCTATTAGGAACTGTGATTCTGAGGGTCCTCTTATGCTTTATGTCTCAAAGATGATTCCTGCGTCTGACAAGGGTCGGTTCTTCGCCTTTGGTCGTGTCTTCTCTGGCAAGGTCTCTACCGGTTTGAAGGTTAGAATCATGGGTCCCAACTATGTTCCCGGTGAGAAGAAGGATTTGTATGTTAAGAGCGTGCAGAGAACTGTTATTTGGATGGGGAAGAGGCAGGAAACAGTTGAGGATGTGCCTTGTGGTAACACAGTTGCCATGGTTGGTTTGGATCAATTTATCACCAAGAATGCTACTTTGACAAATGAGAAGGAAGTTGATGCACACCCAATCCGTGCCATGAAGTTCTCTGTGTCACCTGTCGTGCGTGTAGCTGTTCAATGCAAGGTTGCATCTGACCTTCCCAAGCTTGTTGAAGGTCTGAAACGTTTAGCCAAATCAGATCCTATGGTTGTCTGTAGTATTGAAGAGTCTGGAGAGCACATCATAGCTGGTGCTGGGGAACTCCACCTTGAGATCTGTTTGAAGGATTTGCAGGACGACTTCATGGGTGGAGCAGAGATTACACGGTCTGACCCTGTTGTGTCCTTCCGTGAGACAGTCCTGGAGAAGTCTTGCCGTGTTGTGATGAGCAAGTCACCCAACAAGCACAACCGTTTGTACATGGAAGCACGCCCCATGGAAGATGGGCTTGCAGAGGCCATCGATGAGGGCCGTGTTGGTCCAAGGGATGACCCCAGAGGTCGTTCCAAAATCTTGTCTGAGGAGTTTGGTTGGGACAAGGATATTGCAAAGAAGATCTGGTGTTTTGGCCCTGAGACCACTGGCCCTAATATGGTTGTTGATATGTGTAAGGGAGTCCAGTACCTCAATGAAATTAAGGATTCTGTTGTTGCTGGGTTTCAGTGGGCTTCTAAGGAAGGTGCATTGGCTGAAGAAAACATGAGAGGTATCTGCTTTGAAGTCTGTGATGTCGTGCTTCATGCTGATGCTATCCACAGAGGTGGTGGTCAGGTAATTCCTACTGCCAGGAGGGTTATATATGCTGCTCAGTTGACTGCCAAGCCCAGGCTTCTTGAGCCTGTGTACCTGGTGGAGATTCAAGCTCCTGAGCAAGCACTTGGTGGCATTTATAGTGTCCTTAACCAGAAACGTGGACATGTGTTTGAGGAATTGCAGAGGCCGGGCACACCCCTTTACAACATCAAGGCATACCTACCTGTTATTAAGTCTTTTGGATTCTCTGCAGAATTGAGAGCTGCAACTTCTGGCCAGGCTTTCCCCCAGTGTGTATTTGATCATTGGGACATGATGTCCTCTGATCCCTTGGAAGCTGGAACAGAATCTGCACGGATTTTATCAGAAATTCGCAAGAGGAAGGGCTTAAAGGAGCAGATTACCCCGCTGTCAGAGTACGAGGACAAGCTATAA